Proteins from a single region of Segatella copri:
- a CDS encoding DUF3843 family protein: MKKVIFTQEWIALHPYEKADETDLYYTELANEIYHALDEACYTHNFKNMDEAKQLALSIAGYFEDVISGTGIWKTFTEECKQRYGTYIPFYEKESEFIKSTLNEDDPAYDPEEINIADVKFLLWHHYQQSSFVQEAVPFLFGTLELAAKLAYNILDREYETAPENERLLTYLSEMPEIEGNAETTEEEIEKNKELDEIHRRDTLAWFHYGCYFNVGNQKRLQFTLQQMANSPQGLTEPLAYSVQMEMTIVGRNNLLALTSYEWLCKICRNMPTHKLWEDEEFRKKATEQYEKVDHEKAIHDYNLLKAKGYEDKFIFLEDVKTLKEFLKEIEFELPKDIRFPQKYEKGIILSGSPYTGINISFGLAHCIASPENPYYVQERAETDSFGIISGNGLPFPYEIVCKLIENNLIPDANIFTSQYVKEEGLKITQANLQFLADYYLMGRKDKDLSPKELW; encoded by the coding sequence ATGAAAAAAGTTATTTTCACCCAAGAATGGATTGCTTTGCATCCATACGAAAAAGCAGACGAAACAGATCTGTATTATACAGAACTCGCCAACGAAATATACCACGCTCTTGACGAGGCGTGCTACACCCATAACTTCAAGAATATGGATGAAGCCAAGCAGCTGGCACTCAGCATTGCCGGTTATTTCGAAGATGTGATTTCGGGCACAGGCATTTGGAAAACTTTCACGGAAGAATGCAAACAGCGCTACGGCACCTACATTCCTTTCTATGAGAAAGAAAGCGAATTCATCAAGAGTACGCTCAACGAAGATGATCCGGCTTACGACCCTGAGGAAATCAACATCGCTGATGTCAAGTTCCTGCTCTGGCACCATTACCAGCAGAGCAGTTTTGTACAGGAAGCCGTTCCTTTCCTCTTCGGAACCCTGGAACTGGCTGCCAAACTTGCCTACAACATTCTCGACAGAGAATATGAAACGGCTCCGGAAAACGAGCGTCTTCTGACTTATCTCAGCGAAATGCCTGAGATAGAGGGCAACGCTGAAACGACCGAAGAGGAAATCGAGAAGAACAAGGAGTTGGATGAGATTCACCGTCGCGACACCCTGGCGTGGTTCCATTATGGTTGCTATTTCAACGTAGGCAACCAGAAGCGCCTGCAGTTTACCCTCCAGCAGATGGCAAACTCGCCTCAGGGTCTCACCGAACCGCTCGCTTATTCTGTGCAGATGGAAATGACCATCGTCGGCAGAAACAATCTTCTGGCGCTCACTTCTTACGAATGGCTCTGCAAGATTTGCAGGAACATGCCTACCCATAAGCTTTGGGAGGATGAGGAATTCAGAAAGAAGGCTACTGAGCAATATGAAAAGGTGGATCATGAGAAGGCGATTCACGACTACAATCTGCTCAAGGCGAAGGGATACGAAGACAAGTTCATCTTCCTGGAAGATGTGAAGACGCTGAAGGAATTCCTCAAGGAGATTGAATTCGAGTTGCCAAAGGACATCCGATTTCCTCAGAAATACGAGAAGGGCATCATCTTAAGCGGAAGTCCATATACAGGCATCAACATCAGTTTCGGTCTAGCTCATTGCATCGCATCGCCTGAGAACCCATACTATGTACAGGAGCGTGCTGAGACCGACAGCTTTGGCATTATCAGCGGCAATGGTCTCCCATTCCCTTACGAAATTGTCTGCAAACTGATAGAAAACAACCTGATTCCTGACGCAAACATCTTTACAAGCCAATATGTAAAGGAAGAAGGCTTGAAGATTACGCAGGCAAACCTCCAGTTCCTTGCCGATTACT